The Paramixta manurensis region GTATCTTAGTTAAGGCGTTCTTTAATACGAGCCGCCTTACCAGTACGCTCACGCAGGTAGTACAGTTTGGCTTTACGCACAGCGCCACGACGTTTGACAGTAATGCTGTCGATAACCGGTGAGTGAGTCTGGAATACACGCTCAACACCTTCGCCGTTGGAAATCTTACGAACAGTGAATGCAGAGTGCAGACCGCGGTTACGAATAGCGATAACCACGCCCTCGAATGCCTGCAGACGTTTTTTAGAACCTTCAACGACCCATACTTTCACTTCCACGGAATCACCCGGACGGAAGGACGGTACGTCCTGTTTCATCTGCTCTTGTTCAATTTGCTTGATAATGTTGCTCATAATTAAATCTCTTATCCTGGGTAAACTGATATTTAAGGAAGGCTAACCTTCCGCATCATCGTTCTGTTGTCGGGCGAATTCTGTTTTGAATTCGGCGAGCAACTTTGCTTGCTCTTCAGTCAGAGCCAGGTTTTCCAGAAGTTCAGGTCTTCTAAGCCAGGTACGGCCCAACGACTGTTTCAAACGCCAACGGCGAATTTCAGCGTGGTTACCCGACAATAATACCGCCGGTACCTCTACGCCTTCCAACACTTCAGGTCGGGTATAGTGCGGACAATCCAGCAACCCGTCAGAAAACGAATCTTCCTCCGCCGACGCCTGTTTCCCCAGCACTCCCGGTATCAACCGCGAGACCGAATCAATCAGCGTCATTGCCGGCAGTTCCCCACCGCTGAGTACGTAATCACCAATCGACCATTCTTCATCGATTTCAGCGTTAATCACGCGCTCATCAATCCCTTCATAACGCCCGCAAACCAGAATCAACTTCTGCTGCGACGCCAATTCGCAAACGCCATCTTGGTCAAGCTTGCGCCCCTGAGGTGAAAGATAAATCACCTTAGCGCCATCACCCGCCGCTGCTTTTGCTGCGTGGATGGCATCCCGTAAGGGTTGCACCATCATTAGCATTCCCGGTCCGCCGCCGTAAGGACGATCATCCACGGTACGGTGCCGGTCATGAGTAAAGTCACGCGGACTCCAACTCTGAATGCTGAGCAGGCCATTTTTTACTGCCCGGCCAGTTACCCCGTAATCGGTAATAGCACGAAACATCTCTGGAAACAGGCTAATAACACCAATCCACATAGCATGTTCCGCTGTAGTACCGTTTTGTCCGGGGGTCAAAAACCAGGATCCCAATCTACTTCGATCGTGCCAGTAGTGAGATCGACATTCTTGATAACCTGTTCATCAAGAAACGGAATTAACCGCTCCTTCACACCGAATGCATCTTTCAGGTTTGCCTTCACGACCAGAACGTCGTTCGAACCGGTTTCCATCAACTCAGTGACTTTACCCAGTTCGTAGCCTTTAGTTGTGACCACCTGGCAACCGATAAGGTCTTTCCAGTAATAGTCACCCGTTTCCAGCTCCGGCAACTGCTCCGAATCTACGATAATTTCGCAATTAGTCAGTAGCGTCGCAGCATCACGATCGTCAATGCCTTTCACTTTGATGATCATGTCCTGATTATGGCGCTTCCAGCCTTCCAGCTCGATATGCTGCCATTGACCCGCACGCTGGATAAACCAGGGCTGATAGTCAAATATACTTTCGG contains the following coding sequences:
- the rplS gene encoding 50S ribosomal protein L19; the encoded protein is MSNIIKQIEQEQMKQDVPSFRPGDSVEVKVWVVEGSKKRLQAFEGVVIAIRNRGLHSAFTVRKISNGEGVERVFQTHSPVIDSITVKRRGAVRKAKLYYLRERTGKAARIKERLN
- the trmD gene encoding tRNA (guanosine(37)-N1)-methyltransferase TrmD translates to MWIGVISLFPEMFRAITDYGVTGRAVKNGLLSIQSWSPRDFTHDRHRTVDDRPYGGGPGMLMMVQPLRDAIHAAKAAAGDGAKVIYLSPQGRKLDQDGVCELASQQKLILVCGRYEGIDERVINAEIDEEWSIGDYVLSGGELPAMTLIDSVSRLIPGVLGKQASAEEDSFSDGLLDCPHYTRPEVLEGVEVPAVLLSGNHAEIRRWRLKQSLGRTWLRRPELLENLALTEEQAKLLAEFKTEFARQQNDDAEG
- the rimM gene encoding ribosome maturation factor RimM (Essential for efficient processing of 16S rRNA); translation: MSKQLAAQPPVKPVIMGKMGSAYGIRGWLKVFSSTEDAESIFDYQPWFIQRAGQWQHIELEGWKRHNQDMIIKVKGIDDRDAATLLTNCEIIVDSEQLPELETGDYYWKDLIGCQVVTTKGYELGKVTELMETGSNDVLVVKANLKDAFGVKERLIPFLDEQVIKNVDLTTGTIEVDWDPGF